The DNA segment GGTGTTGATTTAGGTGAAAGCGGCACTTACTTAGAAAACAACTTCTCTTTATTAGGTGTTAAAGGTACTGAGAAGATTGCTGATGGCTATGACGTTGTTTATCAAATGGAATTCCAAGTTGAAAACACTTCTGGCTCAGGTGACGTGTTCAAAGCTCGTAACACTTACTTAGGTTTAAAAACTAATGCAGGTACTGTATTAGTGGGTCGTAACGACACAGTATTCAAGCAAGCTGAAGGCGGCGTGGATATTTTCGGTAACACCAACGCGGATATCGACCGTTTAATTAGCGCTCAAACTCGTAGCGCTGACGGTGTTTGGTATTACTCTCCAAAAATCGCTAACTTAGTGACGTTAAACGCAACTTACCTGTTCGACGATAACGACACTACAGCTAAAACTAACGAAAGCTTATACGCTCTGAGCGCGACTCTGGGTGATAGCAAGTTCAAAGAACAAAACTACTACGTAGCTGTTGCTTACAACAAAGGTATCGATGCAGTTGATGCATACCGTGGTGTAGCTCAAGTTAAATTAGGTCAGTTCAAACTCGGTGGTTTATTCCAAAACTCTGAAAAAGTAACTGATAGCGCTATCGACGGTAACACTTACTTCGTGAACGTATCTTACGATCTGAACGGTGTGAACCTGAAAGCTGAATACGGCTACGATGAAGCTGGTTTCGGTAAATACTACAAAGCATTAGGTCAAGCTGGCGCCGATGATATCAGCGTACAAAACGTTAACCTAGGTGCTGACTACCGCTTATCTAAATCAACTATGGTGTATGGCCAGTACTCAATGTACAAAGGCGACTACAAAGACACTACTGGTGCTAAGTTTGACTTAGAAGACGACAACGTATTCTCTGTAGGTGTACGTTACGACTTCTAATATCCTTAAAAGATATTAGCGAAAAAACCTACCGCTTGCAGTAGGTTTTTTTATACCTCAAATTTAGTACAAAGTGCCGAGTGATTGTCATAAAAAAGCCACTCAAGTGACACTTAAGTGGCTTTTATTAACTTGTTGCGACTAACTCTTACGCAAGCTCAAATGAGCGTTAAATGCTAGGTAAAACCTCTGCACCTTCGCCTAATTCAACGCTATCAACACGTTGTAATCCGCGCGGTAACTTGGCGCCACGGCGGCCACGTTCACCCCGATAATGCTCTAAATCGCTCGGTTTTAAGGTGAGTTTACGCTTACCCGCCCATAGGGTGACCGAAGTGTCAGCAGGCACAAGTTGTAAGTGAGTCATCAGCTCTTCACGATTCTTAGCGCGCTCACTCGGAATACCGATAATCTTGTTACCCTTACCCTTAGACAACTGTGGCAATGCTTCCAATGAAAACAGTAACATACGTCCTTCATTGGTGATGGCAAGAATCGACATCTCGCGATTGCGGTCAATCGGTCTCGGCGGCAAAGACTTGGCATTCGTCGGTAAGCTTAACAGGGCTTTACCCGCCTTGTTACGTGACACCATATCGTTGTAAGTACAGATAAAACCGTAACCTGCATCGGTGGCGAGCAGGAAACATTGCTCGTCTTCACCCAAAATCACATGCTGCATGGTTTCACCCGGTGCCATATTAAAGCGCGTGGTGATGGGCTCGCCTTGGCTTCTCGCCGATGGCAGGCTGTGACTGTCGGTCGCAAAGGCTCGTCCCGATGAATCAATAAATACCGCCGCCTGATTACTGCGCCCCATCGCACTGCATAGATATTGATCGCCCGCCTTATAGGACAAAGACTCGGCGTCGATATCATGGCCCTTAGCGCAACGCACCCAGCCTTTTTCAGATAACACTACAGTCACTGGCTCGCTCGGCGTCAGCTCCTGCTCAGTTAAGGCGCGGGACTCATGGCGCTCAACAATCGGTGAGCGGCGATCGTCACCATAGGTTTCGCCATCTTGAATTAATTCTTTCTTGATCAAGGTTTTTAAGCGGCGATCAGAGCTTAATAGCTGCTCTAATTTGTCACGCTCGGCCTCAAGCTCATCCTGCTCGGCCTTGATTTTAAACTCTTCTAGCTTGGCTAAGTGACGTAATTTTAACTCGAGGATGGCTTCGGCTTGCCTATCCGTCAGGTTAAAGCGCGCCATTAACTCGGCCTTTGGCTCATCGTGGAAACGAATGATTTCAATCACTTCATCGATATTGAGGAAGGCGATCATCAAGGCTTCGAGGATATGTAACCGTGCTAAGACTTTATCGAGGCGATACTCGAGACGACGTCTTACGGTATCGACACGGAACTCTAACCATTCGGTTAATAGCTCTTTTAATCCTTTGACGCGTGGACGACCATCTAGGCCCAAGACGTTCAGGTTTACCCTAAAGCTTTTCTCAAGATCTG comes from the Shewanella seohaensis genome and includes:
- a CDS encoding porin; translated protein: MKKTFISASVASVLALASFGALAEGPSFYGRLELAVTNTETGATLQSGTNGVDLGESGTYLENNFSLLGVKGTEKIADGYDVVYQMEFQVENTSGSGDVFKARNTYLGLKTNAGTVLVGRNDTVFKQAEGGVDIFGNTNADIDRLISAQTRSADGVWYYSPKIANLVTLNATYLFDDNDTTAKTNESLYALSATLGDSKFKEQNYYVAVAYNKGIDAVDAYRGVAQVKLGQFKLGGLFQNSEKVTDSAIDGNTYFVNVSYDLNGVNLKAEYGYDEAGFGKYYKALGQAGADDISVQNVNLGADYRLSKSTMVYGQYSMYKGDYKDTTGAKFDLEDDNVFSVGVRYDF
- the parC gene encoding DNA topoisomerase IV subunit A, encoding MSDAIKLSLDGVEQMPLRRFTEEAYLNYSMYVIMDRALPHIGDGLKPVQRRIIYAMSELGLSAQSKHKKSARTVGDVLGKYHPHGDSACYEAMVLMAQPFSYRYPLVDGQGNWGAPDDPKSFAAMRYTEARLSKFSEVLLSELGQGTVEWGANFDGTLKEPKVLPARLPHILLNGITGIAVGMATDIPPHNARELVNACVALLDDPKLELEQLMGYVPGPDYPTEAEIITPAADIAKVYETGRGSIKARAVYSVDAGEIVITALPHQASSGKILEQIAAQMQAKKLPMVADLRDESDHENPVRLVVVPRSNRVDCDQLMAHLFATTDLEKSFRVNLNVLGLDGRPRVKGLKELLTEWLEFRVDTVRRRLEYRLDKVLARLHILEALMIAFLNIDEVIEIIRFHDEPKAELMARFNLTDRQAEAILELKLRHLAKLEEFKIKAEQDELEAERDKLEQLLSSDRRLKTLIKKELIQDGETYGDDRRSPIVERHESRALTEQELTPSEPVTVVLSEKGWVRCAKGHDIDAESLSYKAGDQYLCSAMGRSNQAAVFIDSSGRAFATDSHSLPSARSQGEPITTRFNMAPGETMQHVILGEDEQCFLLATDAGYGFICTYNDMVSRNKAGKALLSLPTNAKSLPPRPIDRNREMSILAITNEGRMLLFSLEALPQLSKGKGNKIIGIPSERAKNREELMTHLQLVPADTSVTLWAGKRKLTLKPSDLEHYRGERGRRGAKLPRGLQRVDSVELGEGAEVLPSI